The window GCTGCTGTTTTTCCACTCGACATACCTGACTTATGGTACCTTGGGTATTGAACAAACTATTTGAGCTCAGATTTAAAAGTAACAATGTTTCCTGACACATGAGGTGGTCCCAGCAGGGTCACAGCACTTGTACATGCCCTCTGTTTGTCCAGGTGTtgttttttccacctttttccACCACCTGTGAAAACCTCTTGAAATAGACCTTCATATCTAACGTGTTGGCACCAGAATATCCACAAGGGGAACACAGCTGAACAAAGTACACTGTTTCATttccacgcacacacactcttgtaaCAACAAGCCATTGTTAGATTGAGCTTTAATAACCAAAGAATGACTCCATAAAAGTTACAGTGTAGCATATCcattatttacatatatatttagcaaaaaattacattaataaattaatatatttgacattGAAGTGCATAATGTCCTTGTGAGCTCTCACTCTGCATGTCTCTTAGTCCGAAAATAGAGATTTACTTCAGTTTGACTTCATCTGTAGTAGAGAGCCatgaaaggtgtgtgtgataGGTGAACACCGCCCGTTCTACAGGACACCCCCGATCCAGCCTGACTGCAGCCCAGGACCAGGCCCCGCTCCAGAGCAGGCCGTGTGCTGCcagccccctccccccacacatcACTAGCAGTGTCCTGCTGAGCACCAGAAGTGGGCTTTTCTCCTGGTGCATACCCCATGGAAGCAAACACCACCTGCCGCATGTTCACCAAGCTGGGAACCCCTCCAGCACCACCTGCCGCCTCCTGCAGACtctggaagaggaagagcagatCCACCCTCAGGTCCACCGTGTTGCCCCGGGACCACACACTGTACCTGAAAGAGGCGAGAGAAAACACAGTTACAACCAGGCAAAGAGGACACAGAAAAGAGGAATAGGTGCAAAACAATTCAAAGGTAAATAAAACCGATTGTAGTGAGAGTGGTCTGTGTATCAtcaaaaaatgtctttacaaTAAGGTCATGTTACAATGCAACATATTgcatattatttacattatttcagCAAAACTGTCAAAGTATAAATAACAGACCATTATGCATACAATCTCTGCAAATGTATATGCAATCAAAACACTATATGCATACATTTATTACAGATCCTTCAGTATCCAACATCGTAGGAACACCTTGAGAGGGCCTAAAAAGTATCCACTCTTCTTTGCATGCATGTTATTAGTTTGAGTCCATACAGTGTTTGGAAACggtatcaaaaaacataatattacAAGACAATGTCTATATGTTCTTACACCTCTATATCATGTTTACCTTGTAGGAAGGCCTAGCTTTGCCAATGATAGAAGCACAGGATGGATGTCCAGGTGTTGTGGGTTGGAAAGTTGGAGGTGAAGCTCGGCTCTGATGACCGACAATGATAAAATCTCTCTGGTGAAGAGAAACTCCACATCTGTGcctgaggagaaggagg of the Eleginops maclovinus isolate JMC-PN-2008 ecotype Puerto Natales chromosome 12, JC_Emac_rtc_rv5, whole genome shotgun sequence genome contains:
- the si:ch211-170d8.2 gene encoding LOW QUALITY PROTEIN: uncharacterized protein si:ch211-170d8.2 (The sequence of the model RefSeq protein was modified relative to this genomic sequence to represent the inferred CDS: deleted 2 bases in 1 codon), producing MTRFIGVFGRPPRMAVFPGKSLFSFVRSVYHCCQEGRDCRSVKGIQGRLRGGTDVEFLFTREILSLSVIRAELHLQLSNPQHLDIHPVLLSLAKLGLPTRYSVWSRGNTVDLRVDLLFLFQSLQEAAGGAGGVPSLVNMRQVVFASMGYAPGEKPTSGAQQDTASDVWGEGAGSTRPALERGLVLGCSQAGSGVSCRTGGVHLSHTPFMALYYR